The following are encoded together in the Kutzneria kofuensis genome:
- a CDS encoding LLM class F420-dependent oxidoreductase, translating to MRLGLNLGYWGAGNDADNLELAKEAERLGFAVVWAAEAYGSDAPTVLSWVAAHTSRIDVGSAILQIPARTPAMAAMTAATLDTLSGGRFRLGLGVSGPQVSEGWHGVRFDKPLARTREYVDIVKSALRREKLRYEGRHYTLPLPDGPGKALTLTVHPVREQIPIYLAAVGPKNLELAGEIADGWLAVFYSAEFASESLAQVRAGREKVGKTLDGFDVVPTAPLVLGEDWKAAADKVRPYAALYVGGMGSREKNFYNNLACRMGFEAQAAEVQEKYLARDYAGAMAALPVEFLDATSLLGPVERIADGMQALAGAGVTTLTVSPMHFDLELNVQALRAAAEALDKSGVA from the coding sequence GTGCGACTTGGGCTGAACCTCGGATACTGGGGCGCGGGTAACGACGCGGACAACCTGGAGCTGGCGAAGGAGGCCGAGCGGCTGGGCTTCGCGGTGGTGTGGGCCGCGGAGGCCTACGGTTCGGACGCGCCGACGGTGTTGTCCTGGGTGGCCGCGCACACCTCGCGGATCGATGTCGGGTCGGCGATCCTGCAGATCCCGGCGCGGACGCCGGCGATGGCGGCGATGACGGCCGCGACACTCGACACCCTGTCGGGTGGTCGGTTCCGCCTCGGCCTCGGCGTGTCGGGCCCGCAGGTGTCGGAGGGCTGGCACGGGGTGCGGTTCGACAAGCCGCTGGCGCGGACCCGTGAGTACGTCGACATCGTGAAGTCGGCGCTGAGGCGGGAGAAGCTGCGGTACGAGGGCAGGCACTACACGCTGCCGCTGCCGGACGGTCCGGGCAAGGCGCTGACGTTGACCGTGCATCCGGTGCGGGAGCAGATCCCGATCTATCTGGCGGCGGTGGGGCCGAAGAACCTGGAGTTGGCCGGGGAGATCGCGGACGGCTGGCTGGCGGTGTTCTACTCGGCGGAGTTCGCCTCGGAGTCGTTGGCGCAGGTGCGGGCCGGTCGGGAGAAGGTCGGCAAGACCCTGGACGGGTTCGATGTCGTGCCGACCGCGCCGCTGGTGCTGGGTGAGGACTGGAAGGCGGCCGCCGACAAGGTGCGGCCGTATGCGGCGCTGTACGTGGGCGGCATGGGCAGCCGGGAGAAGAACTTCTACAACAACCTGGCGTGTCGGATGGGCTTCGAGGCGCAGGCCGCCGAGGTGCAGGAGAAGTACCTGGCCCGCGACTACGCCGGCGCGATGGCCGCGCTGCCGGTGGAGTTCCTGGACGCCACCTCGCTGCTGGGGCCGGTGGAGCGGATCGCCGACGGCATGCAGGCGCTGGCCGGGGCCGGGGTGACGACCTTGACGGTGTCGCCGATGCACTTCGACTTGGAGCTGAACGTGCAGGCGTTGCGGGCTGCGGCGGAGGCGCTGGACAAGTCGGGCGTGGCCTGA